A genome region from Candidatus Melainabacteria bacterium RIFOXYA2_FULL_32_9 includes the following:
- a CDS encoding glutamate-1-semialdehyde-2,1-aminomutase: protein MRLDKSKALFEEAKKYIPGGVNSPVRAFGSIGTTPPFMVRGQGSKIYDEDGNEYIDFVSSWGPMMLGHGDERVKNALKEQIDIAIGFGAPTALEVEMAKLITELVPSVEMVRMVNSGTEATMSAIRLARGYTGKDKIVKFAGNYHGHADSFLIQAGSGALTHGVPSSPGIPEDVIKHTLIADYNSVESVQKLFDVHGKEIAAVILEPIVGNMGVVPASQEFIDFLREITQRYGSLLIFDEVMTGFRVSINCAQSLYRVTPDLTCFGKIIGGGLPVGAYGGKREIMEKISPVGPVYQAGTLSGNPVAMSAGLTMLKTLRDNPEIYKNVEEKAKKLQEGIEKNIGELGVEATVNRVGSMITLFFSKEKVYDYNTATKSDTKKYAEYFKSMLEQGIYLPPAQFEAFFISYAHTDEDIERTIQANRKALAV, encoded by the coding sequence ATGAGACTAGATAAATCAAAGGCTTTATTTGAAGAAGCTAAAAAATATATTCCGGGTGGTGTAAACAGTCCCGTAAGAGCATTTGGCAGTATTGGAACTACTCCTCCTTTTATGGTTAGAGGACAGGGTAGTAAAATATACGATGAAGATGGTAATGAATATATTGATTTTGTTAGCTCTTGGGGTCCTATGATGCTAGGGCATGGCGATGAACGTGTTAAAAATGCTCTAAAAGAACAGATTGATATTGCTATAGGCTTTGGTGCCCCCACAGCTTTAGAAGTTGAAATGGCTAAGTTAATTACTGAATTAGTGCCTTCGGTTGAAATGGTTAGGATGGTTAATTCCGGTACTGAAGCCACTATGAGTGCCATTCGTCTTGCTAGGGGTTATACTGGTAAAGATAAAATAGTTAAATTTGCAGGAAATTACCATGGACATGCCGATAGTTTCTTAATCCAGGCAGGTTCAGGTGCTTTGACTCATGGAGTTCCAAGCAGTCCAGGTATTCCTGAGGATGTAATTAAGCATACTTTAATAGCTGATTATAACAGTGTTGAATCGGTACAAAAGCTTTTTGATGTTCATGGTAAAGAAATTGCAGCTGTTATATTAGAACCAATTGTAGGTAATATGGGAGTTGTGCCTGCTTCTCAGGAATTTATTGATTTCTTACGTGAAATCACTCAGAGATATGGTAGTCTGCTGATTTTTGACGAGGTTATGACAGGTTTTAGGGTATCAATAAATTGTGCTCAAAGTTTATATAGAGTAACTCCTGATCTTACCTGCTTTGGAAAGATTATAGGCGGTGGTTTGCCTGTTGGTGCTTACGGTGGTAAAAGAGAAATAATGGAAAAAATTTCTCCTGTTGGCCCTGTTTATCAGGCAGGAACATTATCGGGAAATCCTGTTGCTATGAGTGCAGGATTAACTATGCTAAAAACTCTTAGAGATAACCCTGAAATTTACAAGAATGTGGAAGAAAAAGCAAAAAAACTTCAGGAAGGAATTGAGAAAAATATAGGTGAATTAGGAGTAGAAGCTACTGTCAATCGTGTTGGTTCTATGATAACCTTATTTTTCTCAAAAGAAAAAGTTTATGATTATAATACAGCAACAAAATCTGATACTAAAAAATATGCTGAATACTTTAAATCTATGCTAGAGCAGGGAATTTATCTACCTCCAGCACAGTTTGAAGCTTTCTTTATTTCTTATGCCCATACAGATGAGGATATTGAGAGAACTATTCAGGCAAACAGAAAAGCATTAGCTGTCTAA